The genomic region ctaacGAGAAATGAGAATGTTGGTAGTGCTAGTCATGGAACAAACATgagtgtaaatatatatgggtACGCGTAAGTGTATACAAACGTGTATACTTAGATGCGTGCTTACAAGTATACTACTCTTACTTGCACTAACTggcaaaatgaaaacaaagtGCTAGACACCCTGCTACAGGATGTTTCGTGAAACACTAAAGCGAATATATGGTACTTACAAACATATGCAGTATGTCGTaggaataattaaaaagatggagaattttataaaatttatttattatttaaaataaaataatgtattttacttttgctttgagaaatataatataaaatgaacagAGTTTGTACAAAACTGTGTTCAGATATATTGCACCCTCGATATTTTATAGTGTTGACAGTTTGCCCGAGTGGTTAAGGGGTTGGACTTGAAATCCAATGAGCTATGCTTGCGCAGGTTCGAATCCTGCAGCTGTCgaatcatttaaaaaatgaattaaatgaattaaacgatgaatttaaatgatgaatgttttgaatgttttaaatatgttattttgaacataaaataaatataattataattataataaattttttaaaacaataaaacaatacaaaagtatattttgaaatttaataaataaataaataaaattcataatttaaagaatcaaaaaaaaattaataattattacatatcCTATAAATTTTAGGATGTTTTAGGATGTTTGCTTAATGAGCGTAATATGAATttaatcaaaaataaaaaatagcacGTAAATTGtactttttatttgtgtaaaaaaaagaaaaaaaatagtctaactttattatatacttgTCACCAGTGGAAAATACACGAATAAATATGAGTCATTTAtttagaaattttttaaattttaaatgatttttattttttattttatttaatttttcttttttttataaatttaaaaagttccCACATATATTCacttatatatgaaaaaatttgagCAAATTTTCTCACTTCaatgttttatattcctACTAATGAAGATggtaaaaatgtaataattttatttttgtaatatattcttaGGACCGTAACAATGTAGTGTACAGTTGAGAAGTTTTATTCcactttttaattatgcGCTAGTAACATGCAGGAATATACTTCTTAAAGACCAGTGCacaaaatatgtttaatatgAAACATTCGCACAAGGTAAGAAATACTAGGAAAGTATATATTACAGAACGGTGCGAGCGGGAAAAACAAGGGCACAAGCTACCTCAGTGCAACAATGGCTACAACAACTGTAGGGGcatgataataaataagatgTGGAGAAGGCACTAGTAAAAATTTCACGCAAGcaaaatggataaaaatgaaccaaaaaaaaaaaaaaaaaaagttaagcGCTTGTATTGATTTTTGCAACGGACTAGcactaaaaattaaaacgtaATAAGGACTTATAATCTCGTTATATCCATAATATTTTGCGTCCATGATAATTACTTGTAAAATACTGCAGTGTTAAAGGATTTTCTAACCGATGCTCTTTGAATACAAGAGAGGGGTACAGTTGTAATGCATGCCATAAGATCTTTACACGTTAAGGtattgaaattaaaaaagagtcttaaaaaattcaaaggTTCTATTATTTCACTTTCTTTTGTACTTCCTGAActgataataattttatttaatggaataattgaaaaaatattatttatatttgatgaaaaaataaaatgttgaTGATCTTCATTTATGGTATTTAACGAAGAtacttcaaaaaatattcctttatCTAAAGCATTTTGTATATCtgctttttttaaagaaacaaaagattttttcatattaaaaaaaattatatcacAATCAAATTTAGTCGCTGTCATATCTGCTTCCTCAGGAGAACTTATCTCAATTGCTATCAGATTGAAGTTATTTTctcttattaatttttggTAATTTCCCATTTTTACAGCATCGTCGTATTTTATATTCAGCCTTCTTAGTACATACGTGCTCGTGTTGTTTGATAGGTAAAAGTCTACTTCTTTTGGGGCACAGCTGCTATGTGTCTGAGCACCAGCAGTTGTTATTGCATCGCTAGACGTCAAAGCAGCACTGCTCAACAAATTTGCACGCAAACTTTGCAACTCCCCTTCTGTCATTTCATTTCGTACGTATAACATAAAATCATCGCATAAATTTTTGATGGATAAGGTATTAGGTCTAttaactaaaatataattttcctcTATGCtgttatttattcttaataaatgGTCATCCATTATATCTTCATCATTCATCTGATCAATGAAATAATTTCCTGATTCACTTTTTTTCGACTTATTCATTATATCAGCAATTTTATATCTAAAACAGTTTATAATTTTCCAAGATTCGTTAAAACTGTCATTAGTATTCTTATCATAGTCTGTACATATAGCAACTACACTATACCCTGAATGGAGCGCCTTGAATATCAACGcttttgcatttttcttCGAGGAATATTTTAAGTGCAAATCtgcatacattttatattgcTCAGAAGGGTTTGGGCGTTCTTACGTGAATAATACTGCtcttttctcattttttacaGAAGTGGgcaggaaaaaaataaaacgttCCCTCAGTTAATACGCAGACATggattttactatatttcgCTAACCCATTTATTCTACTGTACTGCTATTATGTTATACTTCTATTATACTATTTTGTTGTTTCACTGTTTTACtgtttcttcatttttttttttttttttttttttttttttggtacgtatatttctattttggCGCGCAAAACAATCCTCTACCATTTCACATTCATAACTCTTCCCTTATGCAAAGCAGTCAAAAATGGCTTATCtcaaaaacattaaaaaaatattttcgaAAAGAGATTAAAATGTTGTAGTTCCTTCGTAATATTTAtcgtaaatataaataaattaataaaatattgaagcttttttttttttcggtCCTATTTTCTCTGCTTAATTTGAATTAATTGTATCATAGAGCCCTAAATCGCAGAATTTTAGTACTCCTCTTTTCATTAAGAACACTGGAGAGCAAAATTAACTATGAtaagtgcatatatatttttgcactTGTGCacttgtacatataaatttgtatatatgcatttgtatatatgcatttgtatatatacatttcttgctagaaaaacaaatttatctttatatGCTTCTGTTTGTGTTTATGtttaactttttcttttttttttttttttttggacgATACCGTTTGAAGTGACGATGTTAAGGGAAAACCTTAgttaagagaaaaaaaaaaaaaaaaaaaaaa from Plasmodium malariae genome assembly, chromosome: 11 harbors:
- the RPP1 gene encoding ribonuclease P/MRP protein subunit RPP1, putative, which codes for MYADLHLKYSSKKNAKALIFKALHSGYSVVAICTDYDKNTNDSFNESWKIINCFRYKIADIMNKSKKSESGNYFIDQMNDEDIMDDHLLRINNSIEENYILVNRPNTLSIKNLCDDFMLYVRNEMTEGELQSLRANLLSSAALTSSDAITTAGAQTHSSCAPKEVDFYLSNNTSTYVLRRLNIKYDDAVKMGNYQKLIRENNFNLIAIEISSPEEADMTATKFDCDIIFFNMKKSFVSLKKADIQNALDKGIFFEVSSLNTINEDHQHFIFSSNINNIFSIIPLNKIIISSGSTKESEIIEPLNFLRLFFNFNTLTCKDLMACITTVPLSCIQRASVRKSFNTAVFYK